From Qipengyuania psychrotolerans:
CTGGGAACGTATTCACCGCGGCATGCTGATCCGCGATTACTAGCGATTCCGCCTTCATGCTCTCGAGTTGCAGAGAACAATCCGAACTGAGATATCTTTTGGAGATTAGCTAACCCTCGCGGGATCGCTGCTCACTGTAGATACCATTGTAGCACGTGTGTAGCCCAGCCTGTAAGGGCCATGAGGACTTGACGTCATCCCCACCTTCCTCCGGCTTATCACCGGCAGTTTCCTTAAAGTGCCCAACTAAATGATGGCAACTAAGGATGAGGGTTGCGCTCGTTGCGGGACTTAACCCAACATCTCACGACACGAGCTGACGACAGCCATGCAGCACCTGTCACTAGGTCCCCGAAGGGAAGAAATCTGTCTCCAGAAGTCGTCCTAGGATGTCAAAGGCTGGTAAGGTTCTGCGCGTTGCTTCGAATTAAACCACATGCTCCACCGCTTGTGCAGGCCCCCGTCAATTCCTTTGAGTTTTAATCTTGCGACCGTACTCCCCAGGCGGATAACTTAATGCGTTAGCTGCGCCACCCAAGCTCTATGAGCCCGGACAGCTAGTTATCATCGTTTACGGCGTGGACTACCAGGGTATCTAATCCTGTTTGCTCCCCACGCTTTCGCACCTCAGCGTCAATAATTGTCCAGTAAGTCGCCTTCGCCACTGGTGTTCTTCCGAATATCTACGAATTTCACCTCTACACTCGGAATTCCACTTACCTCTCCAATATTCTAGCTTTCCAGTTTCAAAGGCAGTTCCAGGGTTGAGCCCTGGGATTTCACCTCTGACTTAAAAAGCCGCCTACGCGCGCTTTACGCCCAGTAATTCCGAACAACGCTAGCTCCCTCCGTATTACCGCGGCTGCTGGCACGGAGTTAGCCGGAGCTTATTCTCCAGGTACTGTCATTATCATCCCTGGTAAAAGAGCTTTACAACCCTAAGGCCTTCATCACTCACGCGGCATTGCTGGATCAGGCTTTCGCCCATTGTCCAATATTCCCCACTGCTGCCTCCCGTAGGAGTCTGGGCCGTGTCTCAGTCCCAGTGTGGCTGATCATCCTCTCAGACCAGCTATAGATCGTCGACTTGGTAGGCCATTACCCCACCAACTATCTAATCTAACGCGGGCCCATCTAAAGGCGATAAATCTTTGGTCCGAAGACATTATCCGGTATTAGCAGTCATTTCTAACTGTTATTCCGAACCTAAAGGCAGGTTCCCACGCGTTACGCACCCGTGCGCCACTAACCCCGAAGGGTTCGTTCGACTTGCATGTGTTAGGCATGCCGCCAGCGTTCGTTCTGAGCCAGGATCAAACTCTCAAGTTTGTGTCACATACTAAACAAGCACGGGGAAAACCCCGCTGACCTGCTTGGCATGAGCTTCAAGGAGCCGATAACCTGCTGTCAAACGTAATGGATACGAATGAACATGCATCACCAATGCCAGGCGTGGTGCCCGACAAAGATGTGGCAATCGGCATAAATTAACCGGTATCCGGAGCCTTGAGGTCCCCGGACCGGGCGCCGTCGCCCACATGTCCCTTCATCAAAAACTAACAATGTCAAAGAACCACCAGACAGTCTTAGCGGACAGCGATTGGTTCCCCGATTTACACCGAGGGAACCGGCTGTCCGTTTATGTTGGCGACCAATGCAGCTGACGGTGAATGCCGTCATCGCCGCGTCGGTGAGGGCCAAATAGGCGGAGGCCGAGATTCGGTCAACACCCTTTTGCAATTTTATTTCAAGTTCTTTGCAAAACGGCGTAAATCTGCGGGCTTCCACGCTTCATCAGCTGAACTGAATATGGGGCTCAGGGAGGTGAATTCAAGGGCGGCTTGGCAAAGCCAGGCGAGGACTGCCTATCCCACGGCAAAATCAGGCCTGCTTTCCGGTGCATGCCGGGAGTCATCCATGCGTGATCGCATGACCGGCGATTCTGATCCTGCCTGGAAGTCGGGCGATATCTACCAGCGACTTTGGTCCATCCGCTCGCGCGTGGTAAAGATATGTCTGAAATGGAGATTGGCCATGGCCGGATACTTCGCCCTACCCTCAGCCCTGCTTCTGGCGGGCGCTTCACCGCTGCAAGCCGATCAGGGATTGCAGTTCACCGAAGCGCCTGCGCCGGATGCCCCAGACAGCGAGGAAATCCCGGTCGATGAATTCCAGCTCGACCGCGATCGCTATGAACGGCTGACCGTCGCGGTCATGATCGATGGCAAGGGGCCGTTCCGCTTCTTCATAGATACCGGCTCGCAATCCACGGTTGTTACGAACTCGGTGACTGATGCGCTGCAGCTTAAACCCAATGGCAGCGCGACATTGGTAGCGATGGGCTCCAGCCGCACAGTGGAAACTGTCGAACTCGATGGGCTCGAGTTTGCAGACAGGTCCTTCAACGGCCTCGTGACACCCCTGCTTCGAAGCCAGCATATAGGGGCCGATGGAATTCTCGGTCTCGACAGCTTGCAGGATTTGCGGGTTGCCATGGACTTCAAGGAAGACCGGATCGCGGTCGCCGACGCAGAGGCGCTGGGCGGTAACAAGGGCTACGACATTATCGTACGGGCACGGAACAAGCTGGGCCGCATGATTATCGCCGATGCGAAAGTCGATGGCATCCGGACGGCGGTCATCATCGATACTGGCGCTCAGTACTCGTTCGGCAACCCCGCTCTTCTCAAACGTATGGAGCGACGTCTGCGGATGCGTGACCGTAACGAGCTACTCACATCTGACGTGCATGGGCAGATGATGCGCAGCAACCTGTCACGCG
This genomic window contains:
- a CDS encoding aspartyl protease family protein gives rise to the protein MRDRMTGDSDPAWKSGDIYQRLWSIRSRVVKICLKWRLAMAGYFALPSALLLAGASPLQADQGLQFTEAPAPDAPDSEEIPVDEFQLDRDRYERLTVAVMIDGKGPFRFFIDTGSQSTVVTNSVTDALQLKPNGSATLVAMGSSRTVETVELDGLEFADRSFNGLVTPLLRSQHIGADGILGLDSLQDLRVAMDFKEDRIAVADAEALGGNKGYDIIVRARNKLGRMIIADAKVDGIRTAVIIDTGAQYSFGNPALLKRMERRLRMRDRNELLTSDVHGQMMRSNLSRAREIVIGGATITEAQIGFADSPAFHALGYTDKPALILGMQNLSLFERVAIDFSSRRILFDLPPDASSSSLLQKRFFPSRFGG